The following are from one region of the Diceros bicornis minor isolate mBicDic1 chromosome 37, mDicBic1.mat.cur, whole genome shotgun sequence genome:
- the LOC131399292 gene encoding LOW QUALITY PROTEIN: olfactory receptor 2T8-like (The sequence of the model RefSeq protein was modified relative to this genomic sequence to represent the inferred CDS: inserted 1 base in 1 codon), whose product MENGNTTSDFILLGLFNHTEAHLFLFLMVLTMAFTSLLGNALMILLIRQDPRLHTAVYFLLSQLSLMDMTLVSTIVPKTAADYLTGKKSITXAGCGLQIFFLLTLGGGECFLLAAMSYDRYVAVCHPLRYPVLMSWQLCLRMTLGSWVLGAADGLMQAAATLSFPFCSTHETDHFFCEAPTLVRLACADTSVFEYVMYICCVLMLVVPLSLILTSYGLILTAVLQMGSREARKKAFGTCSSHMSVVGLFFGAAIFIYMRPNSYRSANRDKIVSAFYTIFTPVLNPLIYSLRNSEVKGALRKCMGQCASLSHD is encoded by the exons ATGGAAAATGGGAACACCACCTCAGACTTTATTCTCCTAGGGCTCTTTAACCACACAGAAGCCCAcctatttctctttctgatggtTCTGACAATGGCCTTTACCTCCCTGCTGGGCAACGCCCTCATGATTCTCCTGATTCGCCAGGACCCCCGCCTCCACACAGCCGTGTACTTCCTGTTGAGCCAACTCTCCCTCATGGACATGACGCTCGTTTCCACCATTGTGCCCAAGACAGCTGCTGACTACTTGACCGGCAAGAAGTCCATCA CCGCTGGCTGTGGGCTGCAGATTTTCTTCTTGCTCACTTTGGGAGGGGGTGAGTGCTTCCTCTTAGCAGCCATgtcctatgaccgctatgtggctGTTTGCCATCCACTGAGATACCCTGTCCTCATGAGCTGGCAATTATGCCTGAGAATGACTTTGGGGTCGTGGGTCCTGGGGGCAGCTGATGGGCTCATGCAGGCTGCCGCTACTCTGAGCTTCCCATTTTGCAGCACACACGAGACTGATCATTTCTTCTGTGAGGCCCCCACTCTGGTGCGTTTGGCCTGTGCTGACACCTCTGTCTTTGAGTATGTCATGTACATCTGCTGTGTGTTGATGCTCGTGGTCCCCTTATCCCTCATCCTGACCTCGTACGGTCTCATCCTCACTGCTGTGCTCCAGATGGGTTCTAGAGAGGCCCGCAAGAAGGCTTTTGGCACCTGCTCCTCACATATGTCTGTGGTGGGACTCTTTTTTGGAGCTGCCATCTTTATCTATATGAGACCCAACTCCTACAGGTCAGCTAACCGCGATAAGATTGTGTCAGCGTTCTATACTATCTTCACCCCTGTGCTGAATCCCCTCATCTACAGTCTGAGGAACAGTGAGGTCAAGGGGGCCCTGAGAAAGTGTATGGGTCAGTGTGCCTCCTTAAGTCATGACTAA